The stretch of DNA ctctctcctctatttgggtcatttgtgagaggaaatggtatccgtcactccaaagtgatggatacgtgccgtcttcaatgagattttgtgttcttAAAAttatttctctcaaaaaaaaaatattcttaaaattataaattgtaaaattgaagaaatagtaatctatatatctatctatctatattctATTCTATattctatatatatattaatcctcTAACTTTTATGTTGACATGGCATCATATAATTTCACCaatgggttgtttggttgatcaAGAAACTTAATTTTCTtaggaaaatgcaattcatgggaattaagttccctcatccaattcaggtgaatttcggaaaagtgtttggttggtcatgtaggaattaaattccacaggaacttccaatgaccaaaggggggagtaggtaagcaacttcccacaTCATGTAGGCATTGAAAGTTCCTGGGAAGTTCCAATTCCTACATTTTGTAAAatttatggcaaccaaacaacccatgtttttcaaaatcatgggattttccaatgcctatgttttctaagtggcaaccaaacgaccccCAAATATGACATGACATTTGATGGGTAATTAAGAGTATCATAATCCAAAAAAATGATATACTGCTAAAATTATTTCCTAATTTAAGACATTGATTTTGTATAATAATTATGTTGTATGATATCAATTTTTTATAAATTTAGATTTTATTTAAGGAAAAAACgttattctaaaaaaaaaaaacaaaaatcattctaTTTCTAACTGAGATCTCTTTGAAATCAGTATACAAGAAAGCCTATGTAAAAtaaaataacttttttttttctggaaataaatacatgtaataattttttttcaaagtAACTTTTGTTATTTGGGAAAGACCAACCCTAATTAATATTGTCGAAGAaatgccttttattttattgaaattatGATTTTATCAGACAAATCACGGGTATTATgatcactttaaattaattttacgtgcgtaaaataaatacttttcacTAATCTATTTATATTAGGTTGAGCTCACATGTCGTACGGATGTTGGTAGACCTGTCAAACCAGTCGGAGGAGTGGGGCCGTAAGCCAGGTCATACTGGACGGGTCAAAATAAAGGTCGGGTTATGTGGGTTACGAGTCGAATTGTGGTCAAAATACGGAAAAAAATAGTGCCCAACGCTTTAGTACACTATTTTTAAATCgataaaatattttaaaaacaaaaattaaaaaaaatatttaatattaatatctTAATCTTATTAATAGTTATAAAagtattaattatattgacaactatacaaattaagttattttaattattattttattattaaaggtTACaacaatttataatattaattttttaattatttatgtaATTAAAAGTACAAAAACTAAtgttttattactattatttcaaacataatatataaatattatttttataataaaaatatTGATTCATCTTTAATCAAACAGGTCGATTCGTTCAGGGTGGGTTTCGACCCCAAATTAACGGGTCATTTCAGATTTGGGTTGAACGGGACCCGGACTCCCAGGTTGAGAAAAATACAAAAACtaatgttttattattattatttcaaatataatatataaatatatatagtttaataaaattaatataatatataaatattaatagctccactcgaccgagtggaagcccacttgatcgagtggaggctccactcggtcgagtggatggccactcggtcgagtggatggtcactcggtcgagtgaccgacTTTCCAGGCTTTCCAGCCTACTGTATTGGCTCACTCGGcctcccactcggtcgagtggagctgcactcggccgagtgggttcTCTATTCGGTCTAGTTATACTTGGATAAATACGAGGTATTATGATGGAATTTATGTATTACAGACAAACAGTAATTGGGATAGTAGAATAAAAATTAGGGCTGAGTGAAAAAATACGATACGATTTTGTTATATAATAGAGCCAATAGAATAACCTAAGCATAAAAGAACTATAGAAAAAGGAAAGTGTACAAATTACAATAGAAAGTTGAATTGGTAATAATATATCTAAAAACAAGATATTGAACCTGGGTAGGATTCTCATTATCTCCACACAAGATATGGAAATTGGAAACTAGCTAATGTCGATCTCACTCGTGCTTTAAAAAAGGTAAAATCATTGTAAAGCTTGCTTGTTAAAACCGAACACGAGTAATTTTCAAAAATTCCGCGCCAAATTTAAACCAAATTGATATTGCAATGATGAATGTAATTGATTGAGTTTCGATTTGACAAAACTAAGCTGATCGAACAATATGATGAATGGGGATTGATCGAGTCTAGATTTGACAAAACTGAGTTAACTGAACAATTTGACCTATATTGACTTCCACACCTAATATGCACTCGACAAAGAACGCAATTTTGATCCACAATCCAAATTGACTTTGGCTTGAATTAATTAGACATCATCTAACATGTCCAAATGTTTATTGTTGTTCTCTCTATTTTCTCCAATAAGCCCCATTGACCCCGAAATTGGGTCAATGAGCCAATTAAAAACCTCAACAAAATACTCGCTATTATCTCTAAATAACTTAATGACAACACATTTACAAGTTACGACGTACTCAAAACTAATTCACCCTCGAACTAACCAAAACCCAACCCACGCCGCACACACCAGGTGGCAATCAGGTCACTCGAGTCGTTATGGGTCGGGTTAAGGCGGGTCGGGTCATATTGGGTTTGGGTTATGTCGGGTCAGTGACTGGTTCGGGTCGGTTCATGTCGGGTCatcttcgggtcgggtcattaatGGGTGGCAAGTCAGGTCGGGTCATTAGCGGGTCAGTGTCGGGCCAGGCTAGTagcatatattttatcttatatatttagttttagatggtaattttatgtttaaataatgGGTAAGTGTATTAATTGTAGTTTTAAGTAAAAATAATTAAGATGAATGTCAATTTGGTGTCATTTAAACCATTATTAAGCTAGTTCATCTATCGGGTTGAGAAAATATCGAGTTACAAGTCAGGTCGGTTCAGTTCGGGTTCAGGTTGGGAAAAATAAGGTTGCTATCGGTTATCGGGTTGGGTCAATTTGGTTTCGGTTCGCCCAATTTTCGGGTTGCGTCGGGTCGGGTTTAGGGCGGGTCGGGTTAGCTTTTGCCAGCTCTATAACACCACGCCTGATTGACCCATTTGCAAGCGCAGTTGGTTTCCCTctttctggcgccaaaagatcaAACATATTTGGCGCCAAAAGATACCTCGTAGTTACTGTAATACTTGAACAACTGAAACACTCTTTCTGTATTCTTCAAACCCTAGCTCTTCTTCACATTTTCCCGCAATCTCCGGATTAATTTTCCTTCCCATGTGTTCGATTGATTCAAACCCTAATGGTATATACTCTTGTGTTTTCTTTATcttccaattttattttattttgattgaaTATGTTGCATAACTGTGGTATTTAGTTGTTTGAGATGGGTGTTTTTGAATTTTAATTAGTAGTGAAGATATGATCAAGAATTATGAATTGGGTATTTGTTAGTTTAGCTAAAGACTAGGAATTTAGATAGTGCATGCCAACTGTTTGACGAAATTCCTGTGAGAAAATCATGATGTTTGGGAAAAATGTAACAAAGGTGAAAAGGGGTACAGTTGATAGAATTTCGGAGCTTCCGGAATTTATCCTGCATAATATTCTCTCAATGCTTGATACTAAAGAGGCGGGTCGTGCTAGTGTGTTGTCTAAGAGGTGGTATGATGTTTGGTCTTCTATTCCGGTTTTGGATTTTCATTTTCAGTACTTTGATACAGATAAGATACAGAGTTTTCTGGGGTTCATAGATAGGACTATGCAAAGGTATTTTACTCAGAAGTATAGAATAATGAAACTTAACCTTGAGCTTCGTATGGTGAATGAAAAGATTGAACTTTTGGTTGATAAATGGTTGAAGATTGCGGTGCAAAACCAAGTCGAGAAGTTGGAATTCCAGGTACATGATCAACATTCACCGGTTTACAGGCTGCCTGAATTTCTATTTCGAGCAAAATCATTGAAAGTTTTGACTTGTGGGAATGTTGTGATGCCATATTATGAGACCATGGAACTTATCTCTCTCGAATATCTTCATTTAATTGTGAAAAATGTAGATGTGGATATGTTCCAAAGGATTATCACTTTTTGCCCCTTGGTTGAATTAGATATTACAATAGAAGAGCTTGGAAAAATTTCACTTCCTTGGACAAGAAAAATGAACGAGGGAACCGAATTTGTTGATAGTGGCATAATGCAATCAAACTTCAAAGCTTCCCCGCTTAGAAATTTTGCATATCATGGCCTCTTTAGATGTATTACGTGGCCATGGAACATGAATGTGGTTGCGTTGAAGAACTTGAGAAAGTTGGAGATTGTTTGTGCTACTATAACAGATGATATAGTTTTTGAGTTGGCTCACGGGCTTGTAGCTTTAGAACGCTTAGTATTAGCTACATGCACAGGGCTGAAATGCATTGAAGTCTCAAGCATTTCGCTAAAGGACCTTGCAATCGTTGAGTGTGAAGACTTGACAGAGGTTACTGTTGACGCCCCTAACTTGCTCGAGTTTTGGTACAACTGTGAATTAGAAACCCCTCTCTCGTTGAGCAGAGTGCAAGATCATTGTAATGCTCAATTCTTTCCGTTGTTCGTGCTGGATTCTATCACTACGGTTTGGCTTGTTAAGCTAAAGAAGTTTCTCGTAGAAACAAGTGCCTTCAAATCTTTATTGATTGAGTTGTCTAATTCTCTTCAGGTATGACTTTCCACCCATTTGATGACTTATTTATTATGTTTAATTGTCTTGCATCCGTCATAGTAATCAGAGTCGTGTCGTGATGGTGTATTTATGAGTAAGGCTCGTACAATCTTGCCTAAGATTATGTTGACTTCTATAGATTGAGATAGAGGAGGAGCAACTAAAGAATGTGGTTACTGGCCCGTCATACAAACTCAGAGAGCTAAAGCTGCGTGAAACAAGTGCCTGGGACTCTACGAAATCTTCACTAACGGCCTTTCTGGATGGACTGTTTTGGTGTTGCCACCCTGATATTCTGTCAATAACAAGTTCGCATAATTTGACTGCTAAGGTATGCTTTTCAGTGCTGGGGTGCTGCCACCCTGATATTATGTCTATAATAACAAGTTTACATAATTTGACTTAACGCATGGTATGTTCTGTTTGTTATATGGTTTGCTGTCTTATTAAATTAACTTGGCGGGTCTTGTTATCGTGTATATGGGGTATAGGTGGTGGGGGGTGCTATAATTCAAAATCTCTCTTACAAAAATGGCGGAATTGGGACACCTAGATTTGATGTGAGGGGGTGGTGGGGAACTTTACCCCTTGATGTAATGCATCACCCTGCGGAGGTGTTGGGTGACTGTTTTGCTTCTCATATAACCTCGTCAAGACTGACTTGACATGACCCACCACATAATGATTTTGCTCGAAATAGAATCTCTGTCAGTCTTCTTGCTTTACACATATGTTCACCACATAATGCATCATTTCCCGGAAGTAATCCCTCTTTATGTTGCGATAATTTTTACCACAAACATCTCGCTGGAACTAATTCCTCGTATTTATCCATTTTTTAGTCGATCTTTAATATCCTGAAGAGGAAAGTGCAATGCTATAAGCATCTCCTGAGAAGCATCGAAATTGAAGGTGTTGATACCTCAAACTTTCTCGAGGAACCATCAGAACTTGAGTTCAGGTTAAGACTGTCCTGGTTTTAAGTTTAGCTTGTAGAGATCTCAAATATATGTGTTTAGTACTACAAGATTAATACATCCCTTCTGTTTGGTTCGGAATTCTGTTGAGGTGTTGGAACACTCTGTCAAGTTTATCTTACACCTTTTTCTATTCAATGTTTAGTTTATGTCTTTCTACCATGGCATTGAATCGTTGCACTTGTCGTGATCATGGGAAGGACATCAACATCGTACTATGTGGATGGAATGAACAATTGTGTTGTTTCTTTTTTGAAAATCGGAATATTAGTTATATCAGCTCTACTGGTCTAGTAAAGCTGATATAACTAATAAGTAGTAGTCATTTCAAGCTGCATTTAAGGAAATTCTAGTGGAACCACAAATCGAACACGATATTATGGTTCATTCTTCAGCCTACGCAAACTTGGTAACTGGTGATGTTATCTTCGACCAGGTCATTTTTTTTTGCCGTTTAGTTTGTCTGCAGAATTGCAGATCATGGTTTACACTTTCCTGTTAATCTAAATTGGGTTTTTTGTccaaaactaccttatatttaggggtatttgtaaaaaaactaccttatattatttttcttgttttaaactacctttgttttctcttttcttggtcaaaaactacctaagCTCACAATATGACGAGATTTGATCGATTTAGCGACATTAacctatctcacatgactctgttaacatcaaacaacaatgatcaaccgcATAAAAACTACAATTTAACTTCAGCTGACCAAGatttattatttttcttgttttaaactacctttgtttagttttttttttttttttttttttttttttttttttttttttttttttttacctctgGGGCATCAAAGCTGGTTGATGTTTATAAATATGTATTTTAACTTTTTATGCCTGAATTTTTTATAACTGATTTAGAATTTGGATATTTTATACGAAGTATATGTCATATGGTATCACAAGAAATTAAGAAAATTAAGACCGATTTGTGAAGGTTTCAAAGATAAACGTCACTGCATTTTGGGCAAAACTAGGTAAGAAACTCCGGTTTGCAGGATGACATGGGTCCTTGAAGCATCAACAAAAGTAGTCCGTAGCAAACTTTGTATGAGAGCGCGATAATGCAAAATAGATACTACAGTCTACAATCTAGTTGAAAGAAAGATAAAGTATTTCATTGTGATTCAGTCAATCTAACAATCCG from Silene latifolia isolate original U9 population chromosome 10, ASM4854445v1, whole genome shotgun sequence encodes:
- the LOC141609476 gene encoding uncharacterized protein LOC141609476, with translation MMFGKNVTKVKRGTVDRISELPEFILHNILSMLDTKEAGRASVLSKRWYDVWSSIPVLDFHFQYFDTDKIQSFLGFIDRTMQRYFTQKYRIMKLNLELRMVNEKIELLVDKWLKIAVQNQVEKLEFQVHDQHSPVYRLPEFLFRAKSLKVLTCGNVVMPYYETMELISLEYLHLIVKNVDVDMFQRIITFCPLVELDITIEELGKISLPWTRKMNEGTEFVDSGIMQSNFKASPLRNFAYHGLFRCITWPWNMNVVALKNLRKLEIVCATITDDIVFELAHGLVALERLVLATCTGLKCIEVSSISLKDLAIVECEDLTEVTVDAPNLLEFWYNCELETPLSLSRVQDHCNAQFFPLFVLDSITTVWLVKLKKFLVETSAFKSLLIELSNSLQIEIEEEQLKNVVTGPSYKLRELKLRETSAWDSTKSSLTAFLDGLFWCCHPDILSITSSHNLTAKSIFNILKRKVQCYKHLLRSIEIEGVDTSNFLEEPSELEFRLRLSWF